Proteins encoded by one window of Chryseobacterium sp. POL2:
- the atpB gene encoding F0F1 ATP synthase subunit A, with protein sequence MNFKKLLIFLHVFVFSFSFVKASETATVAGTEEKYNPVPFIMHHIADGHYWHLWGEGENSVGFALPVILVDNGLKVFSSSKFGHEGEEVAHIDGKNYKLFHGKIYETDELGTLTMHKDEKGVEHPTNAKPLDLSITKVVAQMIFAAFILILLAFATKASYKKSAVPTGIAKFMEPLILFVRDDIALQNIGSVKYRRYVPYLVTLFLFIWILNILGLVPGAANTTGNIAFTMMMAVFTLLVVNLSGKKTYWMHMLDPLGNNMPLGGKILVYIILVPVELLGIITKPFALMIRLFANMTAGHIIIMSLIALIFIMKTYMIAPVSLGLTLFIYVLEVLVAALQAYIFTMLTALFIGSAVEEPHHDH encoded by the coding sequence ATGAATTTTAAAAAACTGTTAATTTTCCTTCATGTTTTTGTTTTTAGCTTTTCTTTTGTGAAAGCTAGCGAAACAGCTACAGTAGCAGGAACTGAGGAAAAGTACAATCCTGTACCGTTCATTATGCATCACATTGCTGATGGCCATTACTGGCATTTGTGGGGAGAGGGCGAAAACTCTGTTGGTTTTGCACTTCCAGTTATTTTGGTTGATAATGGATTGAAAGTTTTCAGTTCTTCAAAATTTGGTCACGAAGGTGAAGAAGTGGCTCATATTGATGGAAAGAATTACAAATTGTTCCACGGTAAAATCTACGAAACGGACGAACTAGGAACACTTACTATGCATAAAGATGAGAAAGGGGTAGAGCATCCTACGAATGCTAAGCCACTGGACTTGTCTATTACTAAGGTTGTTGCACAAATGATTTTTGCAGCATTTATTCTTATTCTTTTAGCTTTTGCAACGAAAGCAAGTTATAAAAAATCTGCTGTACCAACTGGTATTGCGAAGTTTATGGAGCCTCTTATTTTATTTGTTAGAGATGATATTGCTTTGCAAAATATTGGTTCGGTAAAATATAGAAGATATGTTCCTTATTTAGTGACTTTGTTCTTATTTATTTGGATTCTTAATATTTTAGGACTTGTTCCTGGCGCGGCTAACACAACAGGTAATATCGCTTTTACGATGATGATGGCGGTGTTTACATTACTAGTTGTTAATCTAAGTGGTAAAAAAACTTACTGGATGCACATGTTAGATCCATTAGGAAATAATATGCCTTTGGGTGGTAAAATATTGGTGTATATTATTTTGGTTCCAGTAGAATTATTAGGGATTATTACTAAACCTTTTGCCTTGATGATTCGTCTTTTTGCAAACATGACAGCAGGACACATTATCATCATGAGTTTGATCGCTTTGATCTTCATCATGAAAACATATATGATCGCTCCTGTGTCTTTAGGTTTAACATTATTTATTTATGTGTTGGAGGTATTGGTAGCAGCATTACAGGCTTATATCTTTACCATGTTAACAGCATTATTTATTGGATCAGCGGTTGAAGAACCTCACCACGATCACTAG
- a CDS encoding porin family protein, protein MKKLFLVGALALFASMNAQQFGIKAGMNISSLNGDVENVKSKVGFSAGVFAQFPISSQFTFQPEVLYSGQGAKEKEDGFEATWSIDYIAVPLMFKYNLAEKFSLEAGPQIGFLMSSKLKGDGESVDIKNEMKSTDFAINLGANYDIMPNLFIGARYSAGLTNIIKDSDDFKVRNNVFSVSLGYKF, encoded by the coding sequence ATGAAAAAATTATTCTTAGTAGGTGCGTTAGCACTTTTTGCGTCGATGAATGCACAGCAATTTGGAATCAAGGCAGGTATGAATATTTCTAGTCTTAATGGAGATGTAGAGAATGTGAAATCTAAAGTTGGTTTTAGTGCTGGTGTATTTGCGCAATTTCCAATCTCGAGCCAATTTACATTCCAGCCAGAAGTTTTATACTCTGGACAAGGAGCTAAAGAAAAAGAAGATGGTTTTGAAGCAACTTGGTCTATAGATTATATTGCGGTGCCTTTGATGTTTAAATATAACTTAGCAGAGAAATTTAGTTTAGAAGCTGGTCCTCAAATAGGTTTTTTAATGAGTTCAAAATTAAAAGGTGATGGTGAATCAGTAGATATTAAAAATGAAATGAAATCTACAGATTTTGCAATTAATTTAGGTGCAAATTATGACATTATGCCAAATTTATTTATTGGCGCTAGATATAGTGCTGGTCTAACAAATATTATAAAAGATTCTGATGATTTTAAAGTTAGAAACAATGTGTTTTCTGTATCATTAGGTTATAAATTTTAA
- the atpE gene encoding ATP synthase F0 subunit C produces MTGSIAAIGAGLAVLGVGLGIGKIGGSAMEGIARQPEQSGKIQTAMIIAAALIEGAGLFGIVVALLGNG; encoded by the coding sequence ATGACAGGTAGTATCGCAGCAATCGGAGCTGGATTAGCAGTTCTAGGCGTTGGATTAGGAATTGGTAAAATTGGTGGAAGCGCTATGGAAGGTATCGCTAGACAACCAGAGCAATCAGGAAAAATCCAAACTGCAATGATTATCGCAGCAGCTCTTATCGAGGGTGCTGGTCTATTCGGTATCGTAGTAGCATTACTAGGTAACGGATAA
- a CDS encoding S-adenosyl-l-methionine hydroxide adenosyltransferase family protein — MPIISLTSDYGTVDHRVACIKGSLLSMNEDIKLVDITHDILPYNIQQAAYVIRSSYKNFPEGSIHIICVDSFFHKDRKNILVKIDGHYFLAADNGILNLIFFDIKPDYIFEITLNKRFDDTINFTATDIFVPAAIHLYNGGVPEVIGKLITETKETYFVNASYKASEKMIIGEVMYVDNFGNVVSNIHRSLFELHMSNATSFIIKFRNIVLTKIYNQYTDLVADWDDEAEYHGKSAVIFNDNNLLELTVYKGSLHNGAASLFGMNMGEKIYIEFDS; from the coding sequence ATGCCTATAATAAGTTTAACTTCCGATTACGGAACTGTCGACCACCGCGTCGCTTGCATTAAAGGAAGTCTTTTGAGCATGAATGAAGATATCAAACTTGTTGACATCACGCATGATATTTTGCCATACAACATTCAACAGGCAGCTTACGTTATTAGAAGTTCTTATAAAAATTTTCCTGAAGGTAGCATCCATATTATTTGCGTTGACAGCTTTTTCCATAAAGACCGAAAAAATATTTTAGTCAAAATTGATGGTCATTATTTTTTAGCAGCAGACAATGGTATTCTCAATCTTATTTTTTTTGATATTAAACCTGATTATATTTTTGAAATTACTTTAAATAAAAGGTTTGATGATACAATTAACTTCACCGCAACAGATATTTTTGTGCCAGCAGCCATACATCTGTATAACGGTGGCGTGCCAGAAGTTATCGGAAAACTTATTACCGAAACCAAAGAAACCTATTTTGTAAATGCGAGTTACAAAGCTTCCGAAAAAATGATTATTGGCGAAGTAATGTATGTGGACAATTTTGGAAATGTTGTTTCCAATATACATCGCAGCTTGTTTGAGCTTCATATGAGTAATGCAACAAGTTTTATTATAAAATTTAGGAATATCGTTTTGACCAAAATTTACAATCAATACACAGACCTTGTGGCAGACTGGGATGACGAAGCCGAATATCACGGCAAATCGGCAGTCATCTTTAACGACAACAACCTTCTGGAACTTACTGTCTACAAAGGAAGTCTTCACAATGGCGCTGCCTCTTTATTCGGAATGAATATGGGCGAAAAGATCTATATCGAATTCGATTCTTAA
- a CDS encoding PhoH family protein: MYELNYEINDIDTKMFYGVQNQYFNLIKSSFPTLKITGRDNYIFAMGNQDTLDILKGRLDDMVSFISKHNSIDLKNVESILKIKNEEEKQLLFDQNIIVKGVNGKVIKAKTSNLKKLVKTSDKKDMVFAIGPAGTGKTYTSVALAVKALRDKEVKRIILTRPAVEAGESLGFLPGDLKEKLDPYLQPLYDALRDMIPHEKLEAFIEKKVIEVAPLAFMRGRTLDDAFVILDEAQNTTHSQMKMFLTRMGMNAKFIITGDPSQVDLPKNQQSGLRESMRILKDVEEIGFVHLTEEDVVRHPVVKKIILAYNKEEQYNHQNK; this comes from the coding sequence ATGTACGAACTCAATTACGAAATTAATGACATAGACACCAAGATGTTTTATGGTGTACAAAATCAGTATTTTAATCTTATAAAATCCAGCTTTCCAACGCTCAAAATTACAGGTCGCGACAATTATATTTTTGCCATGGGAAATCAAGATACTTTGGATATTTTGAAAGGGCGACTAGATGATATGGTGTCCTTTATTTCCAAACATAATTCGATAGATCTTAAAAACGTTGAATCCATTCTTAAAATTAAAAATGAAGAAGAAAAACAATTGCTTTTTGATCAGAATATTATTGTAAAAGGCGTTAACGGAAAAGTTATAAAAGCTAAAACATCGAATCTTAAAAAACTGGTAAAAACGAGTGATAAAAAAGATATGGTGTTTGCTATTGGGCCTGCCGGGACAGGGAAAACCTACACGAGTGTTGCTTTGGCGGTGAAAGCGCTTCGCGATAAAGAGGTGAAACGTATTATTCTAACACGACCCGCTGTGGAAGCAGGAGAAAGTTTAGGATTTTTGCCTGGCGATCTTAAAGAGAAGTTGGATCCCTATTTGCAACCTTTATATGACGCTTTGCGCGATATGATTCCGCACGAGAAATTGGAAGCCTTTATAGAAAAAAAAGTCATCGAAGTGGCGCCTCTGGCTTTTATGCGCGGCCGTACCTTGGATGATGCTTTTGTGATTTTGGATGAAGCGCAAAATACGACACATTCTCAAATGAAAATGTTCCTCACCAGAATGGGAATGAATGCCAAATTCATTATTACAGGTGATCCCAGTCAGGTGGATCTCCCCAAAAATCAACAATCTGGACTTCGGGAGTCGATGCGAATTCTGAAAGATGTGGAAGAGATAGGCTTTGTGCATTTAACAGAAGAAGATGTGGTGCGCCATCCTGTTGTGAAGAAAATAATTTTAGCATATAATAAGGAAGAGCAATATAATCATCAGAATAAATGA
- the atpH gene encoding ATP synthase F1 subunit delta, with translation MLTSKVAKRYAQGLLDFSREAGSTDAIFQEMQDVVKIMSESKELNQFFNTPFIDAKKKIEVAGEVFKAFSPVAQNLVKLTINQGRESHLKQIAQEFINKVEDIRGTKRVSVTSATALSKETVTDILKASKLIPTNTDFEVESIIKPEILGGYILRVGDKQIDASVKTKLNNIKKEFQLN, from the coding sequence ATGCTAACATCTAAAGTTGCAAAAAGATACGCGCAAGGTCTGCTAGATTTCTCCAGAGAAGCTGGTAGCACAGACGCTATTTTCCAAGAAATGCAAGATGTGGTAAAAATCATGTCTGAGTCAAAGGAGTTGAACCAATTTTTCAACACCCCTTTTATCGATGCTAAAAAGAAAATAGAAGTTGCTGGAGAAGTTTTTAAAGCTTTTTCACCTGTTGCGCAAAATCTTGTAAAATTGACTATTAATCAAGGACGCGAGTCCCATCTTAAGCAAATCGCACAAGAATTTATTAACAAAGTTGAAGACATTAGAGGTACAAAACGTGTATCGGTAACATCTGCAACAGCTTTGTCAAAAGAAACTGTAACGGATATTTTGAAAGCCTCAAAGCTTATCCCAACCAATACAGATTTTGAAGTGGAAAGTATTATCAAACCAGAAATTCTTGGAGGTTACATTCTAAGAGTTGGTGATAAACAAATCGACGCTTCTGTGAAAACAAAACTTAATAACATTAAGAAAGAATTTCAACTTAATTAA
- a CDS encoding reprolysin-like metallopeptidase, producing the protein MVKNFFTFAAVIVSASVFGQANYWSKTSNVAGKQVTERQSQPMQYKLYNLNLDKLNGALQTAPQRFSNDESLILKFPDANGNFVDYIIQEASVLSPELQEKYSDIRSYVGYQKSNKSNTIRFSVTPTDGVNIMYFDAGEVSYMDTYTKDKGTYVVYKRKDLKANPEQFNCGFVEENNDVIPGVGEVDSKFPLVQDGKWRTYRLALACTTQYSTFHVNRAGMSQGTVEQKKTAVLAAMAASMTRVNGVYEKTMSLTMVLVPNNDQVIFLTSADYPASGGYTNNDGAAMLDQNLRICNEIIGSANYDIGHVFSTGGGGIAQLNSPCGTGKARGVTGSSVPTNDAFNIDYVAHEMGHQFGATHTFNNNTAGSCAGNRSLATAYEPGSGSTIMAYAGICTATQNVQSRSDAYFHTASVNQMYNFISRSADCSVKTDNNNQPPVVADLSDYTIPKGTPFALSATATDPDGDEVTYLWEQLDSQNSTQPPVSTATSGPVFRSYFPVVGGTRYFPRMLDLLNNVDNKWEVLPTVARNLNFTLLVNDNKATGAQSARANMQVVVSNVGPFKVTSHATNAQYMGGSATTVTWDVAGTNAAPVNTQNVQILLSKDSGENFDIVLAENVPNTGSVEVTLPNDDIATARIMIKAKENIYFAINSTYFSIKKDLAVNDITKKSFTIYPNPAKGEVSIALSNKSSEANYMIYDQSGRLLKQAKVPTTEKINVSDLATGTYRIVVNANGTVNSQNLVIQK; encoded by the coding sequence ATGGTTAAAAATTTCTTTACGTTTGCTGCGGTAATAGTTTCAGCTTCTGTATTTGGGCAAGCCAATTATTGGAGTAAAACTTCAAATGTTGCAGGAAAACAAGTTACAGAAAGACAATCTCAACCTATGCAATACAAATTGTATAATTTGAATTTGGATAAATTGAATGGTGCTCTACAAACGGCGCCTCAGAGATTTTCTAACGATGAAAGTTTAATCTTAAAGTTTCCTGATGCTAATGGAAATTTTGTTGATTATATAATTCAAGAAGCTTCGGTACTTTCTCCAGAACTACAAGAAAAATATTCTGATATTCGATCTTATGTTGGTTATCAAAAATCGAATAAATCTAATACTATTAGATTTAGCGTGACGCCAACAGATGGTGTTAATATTATGTATTTCGATGCAGGAGAAGTTAGCTATATGGATACTTATACCAAAGACAAAGGGACTTATGTCGTGTATAAGAGAAAAGATCTTAAAGCCAACCCAGAACAATTTAATTGTGGTTTCGTTGAAGAAAATAACGATGTTATCCCAGGAGTTGGAGAGGTTGATAGCAAATTCCCTTTAGTACAAGATGGAAAATGGAGAACCTACCGTTTAGCTTTAGCTTGTACAACGCAATATTCAACCTTCCATGTGAATAGAGCGGGGATGAGTCAAGGTACTGTTGAGCAAAAGAAAACTGCTGTCTTAGCAGCAATGGCGGCATCTATGACACGTGTTAATGGTGTTTATGAAAAGACGATGTCTTTAACTATGGTTTTGGTACCTAATAATGACCAGGTTATTTTCTTGACTAGTGCAGATTATCCAGCTTCAGGAGGTTACACCAATAATGATGGTGCGGCTATGTTGGATCAAAACTTAAGAATCTGTAATGAAATAATAGGTTCTGCAAATTATGACATAGGACATGTTTTCAGTACTGGAGGTGGTGGTATTGCTCAGCTTAATTCTCCATGTGGAACAGGCAAGGCAAGAGGTGTAACGGGATCTTCTGTACCAACTAATGATGCGTTTAATATTGATTATGTAGCACATGAAATGGGGCATCAATTTGGTGCAACGCATACCTTTAATAACAATACTGCTGGTAGCTGTGCAGGTAATAGATCCTTAGCTACAGCTTATGAGCCAGGAAGTGGTAGTACAATTATGGCTTATGCAGGTATTTGTACGGCAACACAAAATGTACAAAGTAGAAGTGATGCGTATTTTCATACCGCATCTGTTAACCAGATGTATAATTTTATATCAAGATCAGCAGATTGTTCTGTAAAAACTGATAATAACAATCAACCACCAGTGGTAGCTGATTTGTCAGATTATACTATTCCAAAAGGGACGCCATTTGCGCTATCAGCAACAGCAACAGACCCAGATGGAGATGAGGTTACTTATCTTTGGGAACAGTTGGACTCACAAAATAGTACACAGCCGCCCGTGTCGACTGCCACTTCTGGGCCAGTTTTTAGATCGTATTTTCCAGTGGTTGGAGGAACAAGATATTTCCCTAGAATGCTAGACCTTCTTAATAATGTTGATAATAAATGGGAAGTCTTGCCAACGGTAGCTAGAAATCTTAATTTTACGTTATTGGTTAATGATAACAAAGCTACAGGAGCACAATCGGCTAGAGCTAATATGCAGGTTGTAGTGTCTAATGTTGGGCCTTTCAAGGTGACTTCGCATGCTACTAATGCACAGTATATGGGAGGTTCTGCTACAACTGTAACATGGGATGTTGCGGGGACAAACGCTGCACCAGTTAATACTCAGAATGTTCAGATTTTATTATCAAAAGATTCTGGTGAAAACTTTGATATAGTTTTGGCGGAAAATGTGCCGAATACAGGTAGTGTCGAAGTGACTTTGCCAAATGACGATATTGCGACTGCAAGAATAATGATTAAAGCAAAAGAAAACATTTATTTTGCTATTAACTCTACTTATTTCTCCATCAAAAAAGATTTGGCGGTTAATGATATTACTAAAAAGTCATTCACGATTTATCCGAATCCTGCAAAAGGAGAAGTTAGCATTGCATTGTCTAACAAATCTTCAGAGGCTAACTATATGATTTATGATCAATCAGGTAGATTGTTGAAACAAGCTAAAGTGCCAACAACTGAGAAAATTAATGTTTCCGACTTAGCTACAGGTACTTATCGTATTGTTGTTAACGCTAATGGTACTGTGAATAGTCAAAATTTAGTTATTCAGAAGTAA
- a CDS encoding outer membrane protein, translating into MKKVILVGALALFGAVNAQIAKGTAFISGTVGYQGQKNNNNDVTNDSFTVVPTVGYFVAPNVAVGLGVGYASASEKGKFNGVDYKDTTSAFVIEPLVRKYWNVSDNFLLFGQLSVPMAFGNDKAEVAGKEVGKDKFSSFGVVVRPGIDYVVAPNWTIEATIGEFGYRSAKYKDAKSVDNYNFGLDLGSVTFGVKYLFK; encoded by the coding sequence ATGAAAAAAGTAATTCTAGTTGGTGCTTTGGCACTTTTCGGAGCAGTTAATGCTCAAATTGCAAAAGGAACTGCATTTATTTCTGGTACTGTAGGATATCAAGGTCAAAAAAATAATAATAATGATGTAACTAATGATTCGTTTACAGTTGTTCCAACTGTTGGATATTTTGTTGCTCCTAATGTTGCAGTAGGATTAGGTGTTGGTTATGCATCTGCATCAGAAAAAGGAAAATTTAACGGGGTTGATTATAAAGACACTACTTCAGCATTCGTTATTGAACCATTGGTAAGAAAATACTGGAATGTTTCAGATAACTTCTTATTGTTTGGTCAATTGTCTGTGCCAATGGCATTTGGTAATGACAAAGCTGAGGTTGCTGGTAAAGAAGTTGGTAAAGATAAATTCTCTTCTTTTGGAGTGGTTGTAAGACCAGGTATCGATTATGTAGTTGCTCCTAACTGGACTATCGAAGCTACTATCGGTGAATTCGGTTACAGATCTGCTAAATATAAAGATGCTAAAAGTGTAGATAACTACAACTTCGGTCTTGATTTAGGATCAGTTACTTTTGGTGTTAAATACCTTTTCAAATAA
- a CDS encoding F0F1 ATP synthase subunit B yields the protein MDLLTPSIGNLFWTAVVFLLLLALLAKFAWAPILSAVRERENNIQDALNQAKLARQEMSQLKEDNERILREAKVERDAILKEARDMKDKIVSDAKEVAKVEGDKMIESARQSIQTEKNAAMADIKNQIGTLSVTIAENILKQKLDNNEAQTALVENLINKSNLN from the coding sequence ATGGACTTATTAACGCCTTCAATTGGTAACTTATTTTGGACAGCAGTTGTATTTCTTTTACTTTTGGCTTTATTAGCTAAGTTTGCATGGGCTCCAATTTTAAGTGCTGTGAGAGAAAGAGAAAACAACATTCAAGATGCTCTTAACCAAGCTAAATTAGCTCGTCAAGAAATGTCTCAACTGAAAGAAGATAACGAAAGAATTCTTCGTGAAGCAAAAGTTGAGCGTGATGCTATCCTAAAAGAAGCCAGAGACATGAAGGATAAGATCGTTAGCGATGCTAAAGAAGTTGCAAAAGTAGAAGGAGACAAAATGATCGAATCTGCTAGACAATCTATCCAAACGGAAAAGAATGCTGCTATGGCAGATATCAAAAACCAAATCGGTACTTTATCTGTAACTATTGCAGAAAACATCCTAAAACAAAAGTTAGATAACAACGAAGCGCAAACAGCCCTAGTTGAAAACTTAATCAATAAGTCTAACCTTAATTAA
- the ffh gene encoding signal recognition particle protein, which translates to MFNSLQDKLDKALHNISGRGKITEINVAETVKEIRRALVDADVNYKVAKDLTKRVQDKAIGQNVLTSLTPGQLMTKIVHDELVDLMGGSQEGINLSEKPTIILIAGLQGSGKTTFSGKLANYLKQKRSKKPLLVACDVYRPAAIDQLKVLGNQIGVPVYTEDGNLKPVSISENAINFAKQNNHDVIIIDTAGRLAIDQEMMNEIRNVHQAVKPTETLFVVDSMTGQDAVNTAKAFNDVLNYNGVVLTKLDGDTRGGAALTIRSVVEKPIKFISTGEKMEALDLFYPERMADRILGMGDVVSLVERAQEQFDEEEAKKLHKKIAKNEFGFDDFLKQINQIKKMGNMKDLMGMIPGVGKAIKDVDISDDAFKHIEAIIHSMTPDERRKPSIINMPRKQRIAKGAGRTLEEVNQLMKQFDQMGKMMKMMQGPQGKQMMQMMSKMPNMPGMGGGLFGGK; encoded by the coding sequence ATGTTCAATAGTTTACAAGACAAACTTGATAAAGCCTTACACAATATATCAGGACGAGGCAAAATTACCGAGATTAACGTAGCCGAAACGGTTAAAGAAATTCGTCGTGCCTTGGTAGATGCCGATGTTAACTACAAAGTAGCAAAAGACCTCACCAAAAGAGTTCAAGACAAAGCTATTGGTCAAAATGTATTGACCTCTTTAACACCTGGCCAGTTGATGACCAAAATCGTCCATGACGAATTGGTAGATCTTATGGGAGGATCACAAGAAGGCATCAACCTTTCTGAAAAGCCGACAATTATTTTGATTGCTGGTTTGCAAGGTTCTGGTAAAACGACTTTTTCGGGAAAGTTAGCCAATTATCTTAAACAAAAAAGAAGCAAAAAACCTCTATTGGTAGCATGTGACGTCTATCGTCCTGCTGCTATTGATCAGCTAAAAGTTTTGGGTAATCAAATAGGAGTTCCGGTATATACAGAAGATGGAAATCTTAAGCCTGTTAGCATTTCTGAAAACGCCATTAATTTTGCTAAACAAAACAACCACGACGTTATCATCATCGATACCGCGGGACGTTTGGCAATTGATCAAGAAATGATGAACGAAATCCGCAATGTTCATCAAGCTGTAAAACCTACAGAAACATTATTCGTTGTTGACTCCATGACAGGGCAAGACGCCGTTAACACAGCAAAAGCCTTCAACGACGTCCTTAACTACAATGGTGTTGTCCTTACCAAATTGGACGGTGACACGCGAGGTGGTGCAGCCTTGACGATTCGTTCTGTTGTTGAGAAACCTATCAAATTCATCTCTACTGGTGAGAAGATGGAAGCTTTGGATCTTTTCTATCCAGAAAGGATGGCAGACAGAATCCTTGGTATGGGTGACGTTGTTTCCTTAGTAGAAAGAGCTCAGGAACAATTTGACGAGGAAGAAGCAAAAAAACTTCACAAAAAAATTGCTAAAAACGAATTTGGTTTCGATGATTTCTTAAAGCAGATTAATCAAATCAAAAAAATGGGTAATATGAAAGATTTGATGGGGATGATTCCTGGCGTAGGAAAAGCCATCAAAGATGTTGATATTAGCGACGATGCCTTCAAACATATCGAAGCAATTATCCATAGTATGACTCCTGACGAGAGAAGAAAACCATCTATCATTAACATGCCTAGAAAGCAACGTATCGCAAAAGGCGCCGGAAGAACCCTGGAAGAAGTAAACCAACTTATGAAACAGTTTGACCAAATGGGAAAAATGATGAAAATGATGCAAGGTCCTCAGGGTAAACAAATGATGCAGATGATGAGCAAAATGCCAAATATGCCAGGCATGGGCGGTGGGCTTTTTGGAGGTAAATAG